The window aacaCTCTTGAAATCGTTTTAATTTGGAATACCTAATTAAAAATGGATAGGGAGGTTAAATCTAAAGTCAATACAATAAACTTCATCTAAACTACTCAATTCTAAGATAGAATATAGTACAATAATTTTGACTCGATggttaaaacaaataaatttaaaaagtttgtAAACTATCCAACCAAATGTTGAAAATACAATTGAACTTTATGAGActatattaaaattcatttggaCTTAGAACTTACTTtatgtcttttgattttgaaatatCCATTGATTATTACAATATAGCTTGAATTTGTCACTCAGATTCGACGATGATTTCCGTTTGacacaaataataaaagagTTAATAGGTAATATTTTTTcagtaatattttttttgtttgttttattcactCAGCCATTTTAAACTAATTTGTATATTCTACATGTTCatataaaaatagtttttttcttttcatttaacaTAGAATATGTGTATATGGTAGGTATATTACATTATCGTTTCGTAGTCTAAACAACACCCTAACCTACAACAAAATATTGCATAGTaaatggatatatgtataagtatgtaaatatatataacgtATATAGATAACCAACAAACTTTCTACATGCTAGGacttgtatatatgtattatagcTATGTATGTAAAGATTTTTGAGCAAAACTATTGACTCCAGAAGAAAAATCGATTGCAACTGCTTGCAAATATTACAAATTAAGCAACAATTTCCAAAATACCTACTTACTGACTAATAAAAAGTatcaaaaaatgtttcaagGCATAACAATTAAGTAAgttttttatttccgttttaGTTAGGCACTTAGGAGCTAGCAAGACGGGCCTGTATATTTGTGGGTGTGGGGGAAGGGGGTATGCCAACAGAAGGCCATTGCACCAAGGTTTTAGTATCCCGTTTCGGGTTCCTGTTTGAGCGTCATGCGACAGGGTTCTGCAAAGGAGAAAAACGAATCGAGTTTCAGAACATTTCCCATATAAGGACACTCGATGACACTCACCCATCACATAGTTGGCTTGACTGGTGGTCAGTAGCTCGGGGGCACGAATCTTGAGGGGCGTGCGACATAGCAGCTCGTCGGCGCTGCTCCCCTCACTCCGATTGTATTCGTTGAGTGTTATGTCCGCGGGATTGCGTATGCCCAGACCAACGGCGGAGTCGGCCGGCGACGCCGACGTGGCGGTTCTTTGGTATGGATGCATACGCTGTGGACTGTGTTGTTGTGTCTGTAGGCCGGCGGATCGgctgttgttgtaatttcttGCAGCGGAATCAATATACGGACTCTCCTGatgtggctgctgttgctgttgttgttgtgactTGGGACTGCCCAACGGCGGGGACACTGCAGCCGGAGCAACAGCCACTGTAGGTGTAGGGGTAGATGCTGATGAGGTGGAGGCGGCTactgcagctgcagctgccGCTGAGCTGGCGGCATAAGCTCGGAACGTGTCCTCTGCATGGTTGGCCTCGATTAGTGCCTGGATGTGTTGCACATCTATGTCCAGACCATTACTGGAACCCCCAGCCAGTGTCTCTAGTGTGGAGGGGTTAACTCCCTGGCTGGCGTCTAAGCTGCCTCCGTGCGTCGGACTCTGGTAATCGTTTGGATGATTGGGTGGCGACAAAGGCAACGAATTGTCAGCCAACTCGCCTGCATTTCAAAGGGTGGAAAGTTGTCAAATGAAATAGAGAGTTTTAATCAATAGTTTGATTGAACTCACCGCCTAGCAACATCTCCTGGAGCAGGGAATCAATATGGGCCACTCCAAAGATTTTGGCAAATTGTATTTGCTCGATCATCTGCCAGGTGATGGACTGCAAAACTGGCAAGATAAGCAAAATTTCCCCAAACCGTCCACGCGACTCGTATTGCCGGTCTGATATGTAGTCCTCGAGATTGTTGAGTATCTGATGGCGCAAGGATTTGATGCGATGCGGCTCGTTCAGGCCCTTGGCATCTAATGAGATTTGGTGAGACGACAATAATTAACCGAATGATCGCCGGTCACAATCGAGATCTACTCACTTGGATCAAAGAACACCAACGCCTTAATGCAGGCGAATTCCGTATCGTCAATGCCCACATCTTTCATCACCACAACCAGTTCATCAATGATGCGCGCCCCTATTCTCGATATATCCAAATTGGGCGAGACAAGTGGATCTGGAGGACAAGAGCAACGTGGCAGTTTCGTCTAACCAGTTTTAATCACCTGGACTTACCTGGACAATGTCTGGTAATCACACAGTTGTTGCTCAGCAGCAGAACATCCCTTAGGTGCATCGATCGGCGCGACAGGCCCAGGAGTAGATGTTCTCCGGCATGGGCGCGCAGAAGGGCCACCTGATCGTCCAGTTGAAGCTCGTTAAAGGCCGGTATCTGCTTGGCCCACTCCACGAGAGTGAGGAGCTGCTGCTTCATCGATTCGCACACGTCGTTGATGCTGGCAAACTGTTTCGTCGACAGATCCTCATTGATATTGGGCTCCATGGCTGCACCAGCCTTCGATTGCCGCGACTCGTTCTCTGCCTTGACCAGGGATATCACCGACAAGCCATTGCCCGGATCGGGATCGTCGTTGGAGGTGCGACGACAACTGATCCGATCACGTTCATTTTGTACGGCTTCCTTCTTCATCCCGGCCTTGAAGCACTTACGTAGCCGGCAATAACGGCACTGATTACGCTTATCCTTGTCGACCACACAATTGCGAGAGAATCTGAGGGAAAACGATTGCGTTATAACCTCGAAAAGGAGTTGGGGAATTCATTTAGATGCTCACCTGCAGGTATACTGATGATTTTTCCTCACACTCCGCCGGAAAAATCCCTTACAGCCGTCACAGCTTGAGGCTCCGTAATGTTTACCCGTTGCCCGATCTCCGCAGATTGCACAGACGGTGggcgattgttgttgttgctgctgctgttgttgttgctgttgttgactGCTGGTACTTCCActactgttgttgttattgttgggaGAGTATacgttgttattgttgttgttagtgcTACTACTGTTGCCATTGCAGACAGTGAAATTCTCGCTACTCTGATTACTGCTATTGCTCAGGCCCAAACCCACCGCATTGGGACTAAGGACATGTCCAATTGGGCTATGGGATGTTGCCGGATGACCCACAGACAAAGCATCCGAATGCATTATATGGCTTTCAGATTCTgcaaataaagagagagagagacacagagtATGTATTAGTTTCATCTCCTGCAAGTTTGAGTGCCGGCTCACAGTTTGACGGGCATTATTCATCTGTATGTAGATTTTCTGATTAGCAATTCGACTCAATTTGATTTAATCAACAATAATTTATGCACAGTTTAAAGGCAACTTGTAACAAATTTGCAGACTTGTTTGAGATGCCATTACAGTTTTGGAATCACACCCGATCATCATTTAATTGACGCCTACGTGAATTCCTAGTTAAAGTTTGACGACTTACAGTTTTAAATGCTCCTCTAAGCAATCATTGCAATGAAAATAtgcacacacccacacatacatTGAAAGGCATGTACATATACTTGTATGTATTCAGGTAAATATCGTAGAAAATGCCTAAATAGCCAACCAACAAAAATCGCGCAATACCAACAatcaactacaacaacaactattataaCAACATACCATCACTTGAGTCTGTATTACTGGTACTAGTGCCACGCCTCTTTCTCTGCCTCCTCGGCCTCCCGGGCAGCCCAGCATCGGCTCCTTTGCCACGCATTAAAACGTTGTCAGCGCGATCGCGACTAGAAATTTTAACTCTACCGGACTTGCGCACCATTTTAGTGCAACTGATTAATGGAAACACGAATCGTCgtcaacgacgacgacgacgacgtcgaagtcaaagtaaaataaaaaaacaacagttcaacaccaaaaataaaaaaaaaaataacaaaaaagcaaaataaaaacttgcGCACACGCCAAGTCCGATGGCAAAAGCGTCGAAGCTGCCCTCACACTACATCGTATGTTGTCTCTGCTCCCAGTTAGATCCAAAGCCAAGTGGCAGAGGCAGCGACAGCGGCGGAGAGAGAGTCAGGCCTTTTGTACGGGTTAATCAGGGACGGATTCAAGAGGGGGCAACTCCCAAGAGAGAAGCCCCCCCAGTCACTTGACGGAGCAAGGATCTTTTCCCGTTTATCTCTCCTTTTCTTTCGTTTTACCCGTATAGTTACTCGAAATTTCAGAAGCCCTAACCCTAAAGATACCTTGAGAAATGAAGTGAAGTGCCTTTTAGATACGATGCGTTGCCTTAAAAGTGCgctatttttttaatattattggAAGAAGCCGCTTAAGAAATATCGAATACACGAATACCAATAATTTGGCTTTTCCAATCACCACGACGAGATGGATACTGCTGAGGGTTTAGTAAAGGGTTTTAAAGATGATTTAGAACTAGCTGGGTAATATATTAAACCATCCTAAAATGCTGTTTTATTTatccaaaaatttaaatagcattaaaaacaaattcgaTTTTTATGATATCGAACTGAGCTGAAGCGAGCTTTGGACAAACCCTGCTGTCGAATTAGCATTAAAATACTTTGGGgagttaatttttatttggtgCCACGGGGCCATCAGAATGCTAAATCCGGCTCTGGCGTTAAGCGACGCTTAAATCAATTCAACTGTGtttgcatatacatatttgtttgctCTCTCCCTCTCGCAAAGccagaagagagagagacagagagaaagggagagagccAGCAGCAAAACCAGACTTAAAGCACAGAgtcaaacacactcacacagtcGCACatagaaatttataaataaacaaataaataaattttgaaaacaagCCGGCTTTAATTTGaacatctgtgtgtgtgtgtgtgtgcgcgcgCTCATAAGTAGAAAGAGAGAGCtcgatagagagagagagaccaagcAAACTAGaatacaaaatttcttttacttttaagAATTCATGCAACAAGTTGGGGACAGTGGAAAAAATTAGTTATATGGATATAATCGAAATCTAGTTTAATAATCCGTATGATTATCTAATGGCCTACGGAAGATTAGAAAATAAACCGCTAGGGGCGCTGAAGTCTTCAGTGGTTAAGAGAGTGAACGAGATAGACTCCATGAACtatttacatacatagattGATATGTTTCTCGATTAGCATCACCAACTGAGTTGATTTCGGAGACTAAAAAACTACTAATTATCCATACTGATAATTAAAATAaggcaattaaattaaatacattcatttttattattaatatctATTGGCATAcaaaatttcacaaaaatcGGATTATAAACGGACAAGTTATT is drawn from Drosophila willistoni isolate 14030-0811.24 chromosome 2R unlocalized genomic scaffold, UCI_dwil_1.1 Seg167, whole genome shotgun sequence and contains these coding sequences:
- the LOC6646696 gene encoding transcription factor HNF-4 homolog isoform X2, whose protein sequence is MYASMLPSLLNMKTETLTNSSYDDAFLLEENLMHIMESESHIMHSDALSVGHPATSHSPIGHVLSPNAVGLGLSNSSNQSSENFTVCNGNSSSTNNNNNNVYSPNNNNNSSGSTSSQQQQQQQQQQQQQSPTVCAICGDRATGKHYGASSCDGCKGFFRRSVRKNHQYTCRFSRNCVVDKDKRNQCRYCRLRKCFKAGMKKEAVQNERDRISCRRTSNDDPDPGNGLSVISLVKAENESRQSKAGAAMEPNINEDLSTKQFASINDVCESMKQQLLTLVEWAKQIPAFNELQLDDQVALLRAHAGEHLLLGLSRRSMHLRDVLLLSNNCVITRHCPDPLVSPNLDISRIGARIIDELVVVMKDVGIDDTEFACIKALVFFDPNAKGLNEPHRIKSLRHQILNNLEDYISDRQYESRGRFGEILLILPVLQSITWQMIEQIQFAKIFGVAHIDSLLQEMLLGGELADNSLPLSPPNHPNDYQSPTHGGSLDASQGVNPSTLETLAGGSSNGLDIDVQHIQALIEANHAEDTFRAYAASSAAAAAAVAASTSSASTPTPTVAVAPAAVSPPLGSPKSQQQQQQQPHQESPYIDSAARNYNNSRSAGLQTQQHSPQRMHPYQRTATSASPADSAVGLGIRNPADITLNEYNRSEGSSADELLCRTPLKIRAPELLTTSQANYVMEPCRMTLKQEPETGY
- the LOC6646696 gene encoding transcription factor HNF-4 homolog isoform X3 encodes the protein MKHPQDLTITDGQQLMKVDKVENMEQDLHESESESHIMHSDALSVGHPATSHSPIGHVLSPNAVGLGLSNSSNQSSENFTVCNGNSSSTNNNNNNVYSPNNNNNSSGSTSSQQQQQQQQQQQQQSPTVCAICGDRATGKHYGASSCDGCKGFFRRSVRKNHQYTCRFSRNCVVDKDKRNQCRYCRLRKCFKAGMKKEAVQNERDRISCRRTSNDDPDPGNGLSVISLVKAENESRQSKAGAAMEPNINEDLSTKQFASINDVCESMKQQLLTLVEWAKQIPAFNELQLDDQVALLRAHAGEHLLLGLSRRSMHLRDVLLLSNNCVITRHCPDPLVSPNLDISRIGARIIDELVVVMKDVGIDDTEFACIKALVFFDPNAKGLNEPHRIKSLRHQILNNLEDYISDRQYESRGRFGEILLILPVLQSITWQMIEQIQFAKIFGVAHIDSLLQEMLLGGELADNSLPLSPPNHPNDYQSPTHGGSLDASQGVNPSTLETLAGGSSNGLDIDVQHIQALIEANHAEDTFRAYAASSAAAAAAVAASTSSASTPTPTVAVAPAAVSPPLGSPKSQQQQQQQPHQESPYIDSAARNYNNSRSAGLQTQQHSPQRMHPYQRTATSASPADSAVGLGIRNPADITLNEYNRSEGSSADELLCRTPLKIRAPELLTTSQANYVMEPCRMTLKQEPETGY
- the LOC6646696 gene encoding transcription factor HNF-4 homolog isoform X1: MVRKSGRVKISSRDRADNVLMRGKGADAGLPGRPRRQRKRRGTSTSNTDSSDESESHIMHSDALSVGHPATSHSPIGHVLSPNAVGLGLSNSSNQSSENFTVCNGNSSSTNNNNNNVYSPNNNNNSSGSTSSQQQQQQQQQQQQQSPTVCAICGDRATGKHYGASSCDGCKGFFRRSVRKNHQYTCRFSRNCVVDKDKRNQCRYCRLRKCFKAGMKKEAVQNERDRISCRRTSNDDPDPGNGLSVISLVKAENESRQSKAGAAMEPNINEDLSTKQFASINDVCESMKQQLLTLVEWAKQIPAFNELQLDDQVALLRAHAGEHLLLGLSRRSMHLRDVLLLSNNCVITRHCPDPLVSPNLDISRIGARIIDELVVVMKDVGIDDTEFACIKALVFFDPNAKGLNEPHRIKSLRHQILNNLEDYISDRQYESRGRFGEILLILPVLQSITWQMIEQIQFAKIFGVAHIDSLLQEMLLGGELADNSLPLSPPNHPNDYQSPTHGGSLDASQGVNPSTLETLAGGSSNGLDIDVQHIQALIEANHAEDTFRAYAASSAAAAAAVAASTSSASTPTPTVAVAPAAVSPPLGSPKSQQQQQQQPHQESPYIDSAARNYNNSRSAGLQTQQHSPQRMHPYQRTATSASPADSAVGLGIRNPADITLNEYNRSEGSSADELLCRTPLKIRAPELLTTSQANYVMEPCRMTLKQEPETGY